TTCGCCGGCATCATCCATCTGCAAGTCCCCGACGAGCACGCCGACGCGCTCACGCAAGCCCTGAGCGCGCTGGAAACGCACGGCCTGCGCGTCACCGTCACGCGCGCGCAAAGCGCCGCCACCGATCCGGCCGCCCGCACGCTTCAGCTCGATCTGGTCGGGCAGGATCATCCAGGCATCGTCAAGGAAATCTCGCACGTCCTGTTCTCGCGCGGCATCAGCATCGATGAGCTCGCCACGGAATGCGTCGAGGGATCCATGTCGGGCGGCACGCTGTTTCGTGCGACCGCGCGCCTTCATGTACCTGCAAGTGTCAGCACGGAATCGCTACGCGAGACACTGGAAAGTCTGGCCGACGACCTGATGGTCGATGTCGAACTCGATTCGCCAGCCGGTGCCTGAGCGCACGCCGATGAAGCGAGCCTTCCTGTTCGTCCTCGGGGCGGTGGCCCTGCTCGCCGTGTTCTCGTTGCTCCCGCTGCCCTTCGAGCGCCAGACACATGTCGTGAATACCGTCACGCTGCGCGCACCGCCGCAGGTCGTCTACGACTACGCCACCACGCCGCAGAACTGGCCCAAGTGGCATCCGGCCTCGATCAACGTGCAAGGATCGACCGACCATCCGCTCAAGGTGGGCGAGGAAGTCGCCGAAGAATTCCGGCTCGCAGGGCGGCACGGCATCGTTCACTGGAAGGTCGTCGACGCCAGGCCGCCGCTCGAATGGCGCATCGAAGGCGAGGTCAACCGGCGTCCATCGGGCGAAGTCCGCTATAAGCTCACGCCGGATGGCACCGGCACACGCTTTGAGCGCGACTTCATCTATCGCACACCGAATCTGCTCTTTCTGATTCTCGATCCGATCTTCATCGGGCCTCGCATGCGCGCGGAGTCGGCGCAAGGCGCGAAGCAACTCGAACAGATTTTCGAGGCGCTGGCCCCGGCCGTGCCTGCCACGGCCTCGATGCCGGACGCCGCCGCGAGCGCTGCGACGGCCCAGTGAGGCAGTCGCAGCATAGCGTCGAGAGACGCCGGAAGACGCGAGGGAAAAGTGCTGCGGCAACAGGTCCGGCCGTCACCCAATCCGCATTCGGTCGGCCGGGCGCCAGGGATTCTCTGCTGCGCGGCCGCGCATTGGCGCCTGACGCTCGGCTTACTCGTTGAACGTCGCCGCCATGGTCTCGGCCGCGGCCTCGAGGTCGGGCAAGAACGTCATGAGCGTCTCGAGCGTGCAATGCTGCGCGCTCGCCTGTACCGCGATGGCGGCACACGCGCGATTACGGTCGAGCATCACCGGCACGGCAACGGCAATCATGCCCGGCACATGCTCTTCGTTATTCGTGCCCACCCGGCGTTTGCGTGTCTCCGCCAACTCCTCGCGCAGGTCTTCCAGATCGGTGATGGTGTTCTCCGCGCGCGGGCGCAACGGCAAATGGGCAATCAACTTCTCACGACGTGCGCGCGGCAGAAACGCCAGCAGCAATTTGCCGCTCGCCGTGCAGTGCAGCGGCACGCGCGATCCGGGAGACAGCTTGAGTTGGCGCGACCATTCGGTCTCCACGCGGTCGAGGTAGACGAGATCGTCGCCCGAGAGCATCGACAGATTGCAGGTCTCGCCCAGCTTGTCGACCAATTGCTGAAGGACGGCATGACGCGCAGCCGCCGGGCCGACGTGCATCAACGCATTGACGGCCATTGCCCGCACCCGCGACGACGGCTCGTAATGACGGCTGCCAGCCTCACGCGTGACCAGCCAGGCAGCTTCGAGTTGTTTGAGAATACGGTGCACGGTCTGCTTGGGCAGACCGATGGCGGCAACAATCTCCGCCAACGTCATGGGCGTGCCGGAGGCACTGAGAATTTCAAGAATGCGAAATGCGCGGACGGCCGCAGCGTTCGACTGATTGCTCATGTCGGTACCTGGATCTCGGGTTCGAGTTGTGTTCTAGATCGTTATCGCTCGCGGCGGTCTCCCTCCTGCCCAACGTCGGCACGCCAGCGCGCAAGCTCGCTCCCAAGCCGTCGCGTTGTCGTACCGTCGCGCCGCGACGTCCCGTTTTCCGCATTCTAGTGCCAATCGATACCGGCTGACGATTGGAGATAAACCCGGAGATATTCCAAATATCGGATACCTGACGATGAGACGCACGCATCGCCCGGCAGGCCGCCGGGCGTCTCACGGTCACCGAAAGGCGGGGCCGGCCTGAACGTTTCAGGCCTTACCGGACAGCACGCGCAGACGATGAATCAGGCTGGAGGTATCCCAGCGCGAACCGCCAAGCGCCTGCACGTCGCCATAAAACTGGTCGACGAGCGCCGTGACCGGCAACGACACGCCGTTGCGCTGCCCTTCGGCCAGACACAGCCCGAGATCCTTGCGCATCCAGTCGACCGCGAATCCGAAGTCGAATTTGCCGTCGATCATGGTCTGACCACGGTTGTCCATTTGCCAGCTTGCCGCAGCGCCCTTGTTGATGACGTCCAGCACGAGCGGCATGTCCAGACCGGCCCGCTGACCGAAGTTGATCGCCTCGGACAACCCCTGCACCAGTCCGGCGATGCAGATCTGATTGACCATCTTGGCCAGTTGCCCGGCACCGGCGTCGCCGATGCGGGTCACGGCGCGGCCGTAGGCGCCGAGCGTTGCCGACACGCGTTCGAAAGCCGCAGCGTCGCCACCGCACATGATCGTGAGCGCACCGTTCTTGGCGCCGGCTTCACCGCCCGACACCGGCGCGTCGACAAAATGCAGGCCCTTTTCGCGGGCGGCCGCATAGAGTTCGCGCGCCACATCGGCCGAGGCCGTCGTGTGGTCGACGAAGACGGCGTCGGCCTTCATGCCGGCGAAGGCGCCCTGCTCTCCGAGCACGATGCTGCGCAGGTCGTCGTCGTTACCCACGCAAGCGGCAACGATATCGGCGTCGCGTACCGCGTCGACCGGCGTGGTGGCGGTGGTGCCGCCGTACTCCTTCGCCCATTGCTGCGCCTTGGCAGCCGTGCGGTTATAGACCGTGACCTGATGACCCGCGCGCTGCAGATGACCGGCCATGGGATAACCCATCACGCCCAGACCGAGAAATGCGACGCGAAGGGAAGATGCTTGCGATGAGGGGGAAGTCAATTCGAGGGCCTCGCAGGTTGATTCGCTAAGAAGAGGCGCCAAAGGGCGCGATGCAGGCGTGCGCACACATTTGGCCCTGTCTGAAATTCAGGGGGGCTTGCGAGCCCTCATTATAGAGACGGGCCACGCCCGCGCGCCAGCGCAATCCCCCGCCACACGGGGCATTCGCGCCAATTCGCCCCAGTTTGGTGCGCCGCGACGCCTCACATAATCATCCGTAAACATCAGGCCATCGCACGGGTTTGAAAAATTCTGTTTCCGTGACTGGCGTTGCTGCCCGGTTCCGATACAATGCGCGGCATGGCTGATTTTGATACCAGTTGGTCAATTCGCGTTTACTACGAGGACACGGACGCCGGAGGCGTCGTCTTCTACGCCAACTACTTAAAATTCTTTGAACGGGCCCGCACCGAGTGGCTCCGTTCGCTCGGTATCGAGCAACTCGAACTGGCCCGCAATACGGGGATGATTTTCATCGTGCGCGCAACGGCCGTCGACTATCTGAGCCCCGCCCGGCTGGACGATCTCCTCACCATTAAAAGCCGCATCGAGCGCATTGGCGGCGCCTCCGTCGACTTCGAACAGGAAGCCTGGCGCGAGGCCCCCGATGGCCACGGCGAACTGTTGGCGCGCGGAAGCATCAAAATCGGCTGCGTGGCAGCTCACACCCTGCGCCCGGGCAAAATCCCAGCGCAAGTCCGTCTCGTCATGCAATCGGCCGCCAAGTCGGTCAACGCCACGTCGGGCGAGCCTGCCCGTGGGGCAGCCGCCTGAAGCCAAGGACAAGAATTCCGGTCAGTCAACCACCACACCATGCCCGATCAAGATCTTTCTATTATTTCGCTGGTCATGCACGCCAGCGTGCTCGCCCAGGCAGTGATGGGCTTGCTGCTGCTGCTCTCGCTGCTCTCGTGGACGCACATCTTCCGCAAGATCTTCGCGATTCGCCGTGCTCGCTCTCAAACCGAGCGCTTCGAGCGTGATTTCTGGTCTGGCGGCGATCTTCAGGCGCTGTATCAAAGCGCGCTGAACAACCGCCATCAAACCGGTTCGCTCGAACGCATCTTCGAGTCGGGCATGCGCGAGTACATCAAGGCGAGCGAAAAAGGGCTGAACGATCCGCACGCCATTCTGGACGGCGCACGCCGTGCCATGCGCGCTTGCTATCAACGTGAAATGGACTCGCTGGAAGCCAATCTGCCGTTCCTCGCGTCAGTCGGTTCGGTAAGTCCGTACATCGGTCTGTTCGGAACGGTGTGGGGTATCATGAACGCATTCCGCGGCCTGTCGAACGTGCAACAAGCCACGCTCGCCAATGTGGCGCCGGGTATCGCGGAAGCGCTGGTGGCCACGGCCATCGGTCTGTTCGCCGCTATCCCTGCCGTGGTTGCCTATAACCGCTTCGCCACCGACATCGACCGGCTGTCGATCCGCTTCGAAAGCTTCATCGAAGAGTTCTCCAACATCCTGCAACGGCAGATTCACTAAGCATTCCGGGAGCGCCGAGACATGGCAGGTTCTATGCGCAACGCTCGCCGCGGCCGTCGCGCCATGGCGGACATCAACGTCGTACCGTACATCGACGTGATGCTGGTGCTGCTCGTCATCTTCATGGTGGCAGCACCGCTCGTCGCGCCGTCGATCGTCAATTTGCCGAGCGTCGCGAATGCGAGTCCGCAGCAGCAGACGCCGCCGGTGGTCGTCAACATCGAAGCCGATAACCGCATGCTGGTGCGCTACAAGGATGGTGAGAACACCATCGAGCAGCGCATGAGCGGGGGCGATCTGACCGGTTTCCTGCAAGGCCGTCAGGCCGCGAACCCGGATCAGCCGGTCGTCATTGCCGCCGATAAGTCGGTGCGCTATGAAATCGTCATGAATGTGATGTCCGATCTCAAGGCTCAGGGCGTGAAACGCGTGGGCCTGCTCGTCAAGCAGAAATGAGTCGCACTGTCGCCCGTACCGACCGCCCTAACCGCCCCATCGGCCCGCGCAATGACGAGCGAGGCACAGGGCGGGCATTTCTCCTCGCGCTGTTCATGCACGCGCTGCTGTTTGCGCTGCTGTTCTACGGCATGCGCTGGCAGAACAGTTCGCCAGCCGGCTCCGAAGCCGAACTGTGGACGCCCGCCGAAGTCGCGGAGCCGACGCCGCCGGTGGTAGCGCCTGCGCCGACACCGGCGCCGCCCGCCATTGCCGCGCCCACGCCGCCGGCAGAAGATGCCGACATCGCCCTTCAGCAGAAAAAGCGCAAGCAGGCGCAGGAAGCCGCCGAACAGGCGCGTCTGCTCGAGGCTCAGCAGGAAAAGGCGCGTCAGGAAGCCCTCAAGCAGAAGCAACTCGCCGAGCAGCAGGCAGCGGCCGATCTGGCGCGCAAGAAGGCAGCGGCCGACGAAGCGGCGCGTCAGCAGAAGCTGGCCGATCAGAAGAAGGCCGACGAGCTGAAGCACCAGAAGGAAGAGGAAGCCAAGAAGGCAGAACAACAGAAGCAGCAACAGTTGGCCGACGCGCAGAAGAAGGCGGACGCTGAGAAGAAGGCTGCGGAAGACAAGGCGGCCAAGGCCAAGGCAGCGAAGGAAGCTGCGGCGCAGAAGGCTGCCGATGCGGCACGCGCCGAGCGTCTGGCGGCCTTGCGCGGCATGGCCGGAGGCACACCCGGCGCGACCGGCAACGGGCTGGGCTCGCAGGCCGGCGGTACCGGCTCGGGCGCTGGCGGCACCGCGTCGGCAGGCTATGCCGATCGCGTGCGTGCCAAGGTCAAGCCGAACATCGCTTACGGCGGCGACACCGAGGGCAATCCCACGGCTGTCGTTGCAGTACGCCTCGCTCCGGATGGCAGCGTACTATCGATGCAGCTGGTCAAATCGAGTGGCAATCCCGCGTGGGACGCCGCCGTTCAGGCCGCCATCACCAAATCCGACCCCTTGCCGCGCGATACGAACGGCAAAGCGCCCCCGAGCGTCAACCTGCGCTTTAGTCCAAAAGGCTGAGTCTGTTGTCTATCGGGAACGAAAACCGAGCGATGCGAGTCCATTTTCATTCGAATGTGGTAAAAATGGCCCTTGCACCGCGTAACTGACCAATCGAACGCATGCGAATCTCCAGTCAATATGCATGGCGTGCGCTGGTGGCCACCTGGCTCACCGCGGCTTGCACGATCGCCCATGCGCAGACACCGCTGACCGTCGACATCACCGGCGTCGGCACCAACCGCTACCCGATCGCCGTGTCCAACTTCAAGGGCACTGCGCCGACGGACATCGTGTCCGTCGTCAAGGCGGACCTGAGCAACAGCGGACGCTTCAATCAGATCGACACGGGCGGCGCCACCGTTGGCGTGGACGATTCGGTCGATCTCGGCACGTGGCGCGCCAAGGGGGCGAATGCATTCGTCTCCGGCACGATCACGCCGGCAGGTAACGGTAACTTCCAGGTCAGCTTCCGTCTGTACGACGCCGTGAACGGGCAACCGCTCGGCGGCCTGGCGCTCACCTCGTCGGCGGCGAATCTGCGGCTGACGGCGCACAAGATCGCCGACTATATTTATCAGAAGCTGTTGGGCGACCGTGGTGTCTTCGCCACGCGTCTGTCTTACGTGCTGCATAGCGGCAGCAACTACCAGTTGCAGATTTCGGATTCGGACGGTCAGGACGCGCGCGTCGCGCTCAACAGCCGCGAGCCGATCATCTCGCCGGCCTGGTCGCCGGACGGCACCAAGGTCGCCTACGTATCGTTCGAGAAGCGCAAGCCGGTCGTGTACATCCACGATCTGCCGTCGGGCCGCCGTGCCGTGCTGGCCAACGAGAAGGGCAACAACTCCGCGCCGTCGTGGGCGCCGGACGGCAGCAAGCTCGCCGTCGCCCTCTCGCGTGACGGCAACACGCAGATTTATCAGGTCAACGCCAATGGCGGTAACCTCAAGCGTCTGTCGCGCAGCGGCGCGATCGACACCGAACCGCAGTATTCCCCGGATGGCAAATGGATCTACTTCACGAGCGATCGTGGCGGTGGTCCGCAAATCTACAAGATGCCGGCCGGGGGCGAAGGTGAAGGCGGAGCGCAGCGCGTCACCTTCAAGGGGAGTTACAACGTCAGCCCGCGAATCAGTCCCGACGGCAAGTTGCTCGCGTTCATCGCACGTCAGGGTGGCGGATTCAAGCTGTGCGTGCAGGATATGAGTACTGGCGATGTTACGGCTCTGACCGACACCAGCCACGACGAGTCACCGAGTTTTGCTGCCAACGGCAAGTACATTCTTTATGCAACGCAGTCGGGAGGCCGCAAGGTTCTCGCGGCAGTCTCGGTGGACGGGCAAACCCGGCAGATTCTTCAGGTTCGAGGAGGGGAAGTTCGCGAACCCTCCTGGGGCCCTTTTATGCAATAACATCAACAGCAACATCAATCGGAGGCTCATATGAGTTCCCTGCTTCGTAACATCCTCGCCATCTCTTCGCTGGCCGCACTGGCCGCTTGCTCGTCGGGCGTGAAACTCGACGACCAGGCTAACGCCAACAAGGGTCAGACCACGACCGACGCCCGCGCTGTCGCCCCCGTCGACGCATCGGCTGACGAACTGAACAACCCGAACGGCCCGCTCGCCAAGCGCAGCGTGTACTTCGGCTTCGACCAGTACAACGTCGACGCTCAGTACACCCCGCTGCTCCAGGCGCACGCCGCCTTCCTGAACAAGTACTCGCAGCGTCGCGTGCTGGTTCAGGGCAACACCGACCCGCGTGGCACGAGCGAGTACAACCTGGCCCTGGGTCAGAAGCGTGCTGAAGCCGTGGTGAAGGCCATGTCGGCGCTGGGCGCCAACACCAGCCAGATGGAAGCCGTTTCGCTGGGCAAGGAAAAGGCAACCGGTACCGACGAAGCGGGTTGGGCACAAGACCGTCGCGCCGATCTGGCTTATTGATTGAATCGTCATGACGTCTCGTTTGCTTAAAAACATGATTTGCGTAGCGATGCTCGGCACTGCGGTGCTGAGCCCGCTCGCGCATGCCGGATTGTTCGACGACGACGAGGCGCGCAAAGCGATCCTCGATATCCGCAGCCGTCTGGATTCAGACAAGCAGCGGATCGAGGGGCTCACGCGCAACGTGCTGGATTTGAACAACCAGATCCAGCAGTTGCAACGTGATCTGGCCGACCAGCGCGGTCAGAACGAAGATCTGAAAAACCAGCTTGCGAACCTGCAACAGAGTCAAAAGGATTTCTACAACGACCTTGATGGCCGTCTGAAGAAATTCGAACCGCAGCAGATGACCGTCGGCGGCGTGACAGGCACCGTCCAACCGGGCGAGAAAGATGTCTTTGACGCCGCGCTGACGAAATTCCGCAATGGTGACTACAAGGGTGCGCAAACGGATTTCCGGACCTTCTCGGCCAAGTATCCCGGCAGCCCGTATCAACCCGAAGCGCAGTTCTGGCTTGGCAATGCGCAGTATGCCAACAAGGATCTGAAGGGTTCGACTGCGACGCTGCAGGGGATCGTGACGAAGTACCCGACGAGCCCGAAGGCTGCCGAGGCCATGCTGGCGATTGCCAGCAACCAGGCAGAGTCTGGGCAGGTTACCGCAGCGAAAAAGACGTTGCAGGATTTGATGGCCAAGTACCCGGACAGCGAATCGGCAGCGGAGGCCAAAAAGCGTGCGGCCAAGCTGAAGTAACACGCTCCTCGGGAGGCTGCGCGAACCAGCCTTCCGTGTGAGGAACTCGTCAAGCGCACAACGCCGCCTTTGGGCGGCGTTGTCGTTTCCGGGGTTTGCGAGCGCCGGGGGCGACCTCAAGTAGAATACGGACTTTCCAAGCGCCCGAGGCGCGGCGTCTCAGGGGATGTGGGCGAACCCGGTTCCGGTGCAGCCCACATGACGACCGCACCCGCGACGGGTTCGCGCACATCCTGCGCAACGCGTCTGATAACCACAATGCCGGCCACACCCTGTGGCTCGCGACAATGTATCGAACGGCCGGGCACGGCCGCTATCGTCTTCTTGCCTCATGACCGACGTCGATCTCACTGCCCTCTCCCACACTGTCGTGTGGCTCACCTTTGGTCTGGCCTTCGTGTTCGGTGCTGTGCTCCAACGCACGCACTTCTGCACGATGGGCGCCCTCTCCGACATCGTGAACATCGGTGACTGGAATCGCATGCGCATGTGGTGGCTCGCCATCGGCGTGGCGACCATCGGCACCGGCATTCTCGCGTCGCAGGGCGTTAT
This window of the Pandoraea fibrosis genome carries:
- a CDS encoding glycine cleavage system protein R, which translates into the protein MTTSLILNVIGPDRPGLVNAIADRASASGANWLESRLANLAGQFAGIIHLQVPDEHADALTQALSALETHGLRVTVTRAQSAATDPAARTLQLDLVGQDHPGIVKEISHVLFSRGISIDELATECVEGSMSGGTLFRATARLHVPASVSTESLRETLESLADDLMVDVELDSPAGA
- a CDS encoding SRPBCC family protein, whose amino-acid sequence is MSNSIRQPVPERTPMKRAFLFVLGAVALLAVFSLLPLPFERQTHVVNTVTLRAPPQVVYDYATTPQNWPKWHPASINVQGSTDHPLKVGEEVAEEFRLAGRHGIVHWKVVDARPPLEWRIEGEVNRRPSGEVRYKLTPDGTGTRFERDFIYRTPNLLFLILDPIFIGPRMRAESAQGAKQLEQIFEALAPAVPATASMPDAAASAATAQ
- a CDS encoding IclR family transcriptional regulator; this translates as MSNQSNAAAVRAFRILEILSASGTPMTLAEIVAAIGLPKQTVHRILKQLEAAWLVTREAGSRHYEPSSRVRAMAVNALMHVGPAAARHAVLQQLVDKLGETCNLSMLSGDDLVYLDRVETEWSRQLKLSPGSRVPLHCTASGKLLLAFLPRARREKLIAHLPLRPRAENTITDLEDLREELAETRKRRVGTNNEEHVPGMIAVAVPVMLDRNRACAAIAVQASAQHCTLETLMTFLPDLEAAAETMAATFNE
- a CDS encoding NAD(P)-dependent oxidoreductase → MGYPMAGHLQRAGHQVTVYNRTAAKAQQWAKEYGGTTATTPVDAVRDADIVAACVGNDDDLRSIVLGEQGAFAGMKADAVFVDHTTASADVARELYAAAREKGLHFVDAPVSGGEAGAKNGALTIMCGGDAAAFERVSATLGAYGRAVTRIGDAGAGQLAKMVNQICIAGLVQGLSEAINFGQRAGLDMPLVLDVINKGAAASWQMDNRGQTMIDGKFDFGFAVDWMRKDLGLCLAEGQRNGVSLPVTALVDQFYGDVQALGGSRWDTSSLIHRLRVLSGKA
- the ybgC gene encoding tol-pal system-associated acyl-CoA thioesterase, whose amino-acid sequence is MRGMADFDTSWSIRVYYEDTDAGGVVFYANYLKFFERARTEWLRSLGIEQLELARNTGMIFIVRATAVDYLSPARLDDLLTIKSRIERIGGASVDFEQEAWREAPDGHGELLARGSIKIGCVAAHTLRPGKIPAQVRLVMQSAAKSVNATSGEPARGAAA
- the tolQ gene encoding protein TolQ translates to MPDQDLSIISLVMHASVLAQAVMGLLLLLSLLSWTHIFRKIFAIRRARSQTERFERDFWSGGDLQALYQSALNNRHQTGSLERIFESGMREYIKASEKGLNDPHAILDGARRAMRACYQREMDSLEANLPFLASVGSVSPYIGLFGTVWGIMNAFRGLSNVQQATLANVAPGIAEALVATAIGLFAAIPAVVAYNRFATDIDRLSIRFESFIEEFSNILQRQIH
- the tolR gene encoding protein TolR, with the translated sequence MAGSMRNARRGRRAMADINVVPYIDVMLVLLVIFMVAAPLVAPSIVNLPSVANASPQQQTPPVVVNIEADNRMLVRYKDGENTIEQRMSGGDLTGFLQGRQAANPDQPVVIAADKSVRYEIVMNVMSDLKAQGVKRVGLLVKQK
- the tolA gene encoding cell envelope integrity protein TolA, coding for MSRTVARTDRPNRPIGPRNDERGTGRAFLLALFMHALLFALLFYGMRWQNSSPAGSEAELWTPAEVAEPTPPVVAPAPTPAPPAIAAPTPPAEDADIALQQKKRKQAQEAAEQARLLEAQQEKARQEALKQKQLAEQQAAADLARKKAAADEAARQQKLADQKKADELKHQKEEEAKKAEQQKQQQLADAQKKADAEKKAAEDKAAKAKAAKEAAAQKAADAARAERLAALRGMAGGTPGATGNGLGSQAGGTGSGAGGTASAGYADRVRAKVKPNIAYGGDTEGNPTAVVAVRLAPDGSVLSMQLVKSSGNPAWDAAVQAAITKSDPLPRDTNGKAPPSVNLRFSPKG
- the tolB gene encoding Tol-Pal system beta propeller repeat protein TolB yields the protein MRISSQYAWRALVATWLTAACTIAHAQTPLTVDITGVGTNRYPIAVSNFKGTAPTDIVSVVKADLSNSGRFNQIDTGGATVGVDDSVDLGTWRAKGANAFVSGTITPAGNGNFQVSFRLYDAVNGQPLGGLALTSSAANLRLTAHKIADYIYQKLLGDRGVFATRLSYVLHSGSNYQLQISDSDGQDARVALNSREPIISPAWSPDGTKVAYVSFEKRKPVVYIHDLPSGRRAVLANEKGNNSAPSWAPDGSKLAVALSRDGNTQIYQVNANGGNLKRLSRSGAIDTEPQYSPDGKWIYFTSDRGGGPQIYKMPAGGEGEGGAQRVTFKGSYNVSPRISPDGKLLAFIARQGGGFKLCVQDMSTGDVTALTDTSHDESPSFAANGKYILYATQSGGRKVLAAVSVDGQTRQILQVRGGEVREPSWGPFMQ
- a CDS encoding OmpA family protein, with translation MSSLLRNILAISSLAALAACSSGVKLDDQANANKGQTTTDARAVAPVDASADELNNPNGPLAKRSVYFGFDQYNVDAQYTPLLQAHAAFLNKYSQRRVLVQGNTDPRGTSEYNLALGQKRAEAVVKAMSALGANTSQMEAVSLGKEKATGTDEAGWAQDRRADLAY
- the ybgF gene encoding tol-pal system protein YbgF: MLGTAVLSPLAHAGLFDDDEARKAILDIRSRLDSDKQRIEGLTRNVLDLNNQIQQLQRDLADQRGQNEDLKNQLANLQQSQKDFYNDLDGRLKKFEPQQMTVGGVTGTVQPGEKDVFDAALTKFRNGDYKGAQTDFRTFSAKYPGSPYQPEAQFWLGNAQYANKDLKGSTATLQGIVTKYPTSPKAAEAMLAIASNQAESGQVTAAKKTLQDLMAKYPDSESAAEAKKRAAKLK